In a genomic window of Syntrophales bacterium:
- a CDS encoding helix-turn-helix domain-containing protein, producing the protein MNSPSMKEGHGSDQGRGLSLQIPPELITAIGEHVIERLMPLMDSRGKTEEDVIFDVPGLSGYLKVDESWVYDAVKLQKIPFYKVGKYLRFRKATVDTWLERQSIRPLPPGGRRGAR; encoded by the coding sequence ATGAACAGTCCGTCCATGAAGGAAGGTCACGGGAGCGATCAGGGCCGGGGATTGTCCTTGCAGATACCACCGGAGTTGATCACGGCGATAGGGGAGCATGTCATTGAACGGTTGATGCCCCTCATGGATTCACGGGGGAAGACCGAAGAAGACGTGATCTTCGATGTTCCGGGATTGTCTGGATACCTGAAGGTTGACGAGTCCTGGGTTTATGATGCCGTCAAGCTTCAGAAGATCCCCTTCTACAAGGTCGGCAAGTATCTTCGGTTCCGGAAGGCGACCGTTGACACCTGGCTTGAGAGGCAATCTATCAGGCCGTTACCGCCTGGCGGACGAAGGGGTGCAAGGTGA
- a CDS encoding type II toxin-antitoxin system Phd/YefM family antitoxin translates to MRFMTVTELKQRATQIVSEIEATREPVVVTKNGKPVVLMRFVADEDFQLKEDVKGKEKGHGKDQGHLPKR, encoded by the coding sequence ATGAGATTCATGACCGTTACAGAGTTGAAGCAGAGGGCAACGCAGATTGTATCGGAGATTGAGGCGACCAGGGAACCCGTCGTTGTAACCAAGAACGGGAAGCCGGTTGTGCTGATGCGATTCGTTGCGGACGAGGACTTCCAGTTGAAGGAAGACGTCAAGGGAAAGGAGAAGGGCCATGGCAAAGACCAAGGGCATTTACCGAAGAGGTAA
- a CDS encoding site-specific integrase, which produces MAKTKGIYRRGKTYWISYAGLDGRIVRESARSDKFKVAEALLTERRKSVRDGKLPEVKRIGNHSFGELTEEYLKWAERQRGYRQKRLVVNQLKDRFGQYPLRRIDTRTLEGYQSERLQEGKKPATINRHIATLKHMIHKAVDWDMVEEETLKRVRKAKLLEENNRRLRFLSHEEGQALVNACDNHLKPVVIMALNTGARKEEILGLKWDNVDLKHGFILLDQTKNGERREVPINQTLRDTLGRIVRRVDVPYVFYDAKTGKRYSNLRRSFESACKRVKIRDFRFHDLRHSFASQLVMAGVDITTVKELLGHKTLTMTLRYAHLAPSHKVKAVEILDRPLTSTSQKLHKKEGVANG; this is translated from the coding sequence ATGGCAAAGACCAAGGGCATTTACCGAAGAGGTAAGACTTACTGGATTTCTTATGCCGGGCTAGACGGCAGGATAGTCCGGGAATCCGCCCGCTCCGACAAATTCAAGGTGGCGGAGGCGTTGTTAACCGAACGGCGGAAGTCTGTCCGGGATGGCAAATTGCCGGAAGTCAAAAGGATCGGGAATCACAGCTTCGGAGAACTGACAGAGGAATATCTTAAATGGGCAGAGAGACAGCGGGGTTACAGGCAGAAGCGGCTTGTGGTCAATCAGCTAAAAGACAGGTTCGGTCAGTATCCCTTGCGGCGAATCGACACCCGGACCCTTGAAGGCTACCAATCGGAGAGGCTTCAGGAAGGAAAGAAACCGGCGACAATTAACAGGCACATTGCGACCCTGAAACACATGATCCACAAGGCCGTCGATTGGGACATGGTGGAAGAAGAAACGTTGAAGCGTGTCCGGAAGGCCAAGCTGCTGGAAGAGAACAACCGACGGTTGCGTTTCCTTTCCCATGAGGAAGGTCAGGCCCTTGTGAATGCCTGTGACAACCACCTCAAACCCGTTGTCATCATGGCCCTGAATACCGGAGCCAGGAAAGAAGAAATCCTTGGGCTGAAGTGGGACAACGTTGACTTGAAGCATGGGTTCATCCTGTTGGACCAGACAAAGAACGGGGAGCGGCGGGAAGTTCCGATCAATCAGACCCTGCGGGATACGTTGGGGCGGATCGTCCGGCGTGTTGATGTTCCTTACGTTTTCTATGATGCGAAGACCGGGAAGCGTTACAGCAACCTTCGGCGGTCCTTTGAGTCGGCTTGCAAACGGGTCAAGATCAGGGACTTCCGGTTCCACGACTTACGGCATTCCTTCGCGTCACAGCTTGTCATGGCCGGTGTGGATATCACGACGGTGAAGGAACTGTTGGGACACAAGACTCTTACCATGACCCTCCGCTATGCCCACCTTGCCCCATCTCACAAAGTGAAGGCCGTCGAGATTCTTGACCGGCCCCTCACGTCAACTTCACAAAAACTGCACAAAAAAGAAGGGGTCGCAAATGGCTAG
- a CDS encoding terminase small subunit, which translates to MATNKKKFTNEELMALIDKGVEQKDAARILGASPSAVCQRMAKIRAQQPPESFDKLTDKQQRFVLARCEGKSQTESAMQAYDCSDRESAKAIGHRLSKEPDVAVAMADLMAQEGIPRRRRVQKLKDMIECKDLSIVGKGLDMGFKLAGDYAPVQVEVDVDAQLRALAAMLDATPRPVSN; encoded by the coding sequence ATGGCGACCAACAAGAAGAAATTCACCAACGAGGAACTGATGGCCCTTATTGACAAGGGCGTCGAGCAGAAAGACGCGGCCCGCATCCTGGGAGCATCCCCTTCAGCCGTATGTCAGCGGATGGCGAAGATCAGAGCACAGCAGCCCCCGGAGTCTTTCGACAAGCTCACGGATAAGCAACAGCGGTTCGTTCTTGCCCGATGCGAAGGCAAGAGTCAGACGGAATCGGCAATGCAGGCTTACGATTGCTCTGACCGGGAATCCGCGAAGGCGATAGGACACCGGCTTTCCAAGGAACCCGACGTAGCTGTGGCAATGGCCGATTTGATGGCGCAGGAAGGCATCCCGCGACGGAGAAGGGTCCAGAAGCTCAAAGACATGATCGAGTGCAAGGACCTGTCAATTGTCGGCAAGGGGCTTGATATGGGGTTCAAGCTGGCCGGGGATTATGCGCCCGTGCAGGTGGAAGTTGATGTGGACGCACAGCTCCGGGCGCTGGCCGCGATGCTGGACGCTACGCCGAGACCGGTCAGCAATTAA
- a CDS encoding DUF3124 domain-containing protein → MKHLAMFVTGILILSCLTACNREEAKVTQAASESSFDASVLTVKQADFRKVRGQVLYVPIYSNLPRDERKMFDVSAFIAIHNTDLDHRIRITKVLYFNNDGKLVKDFTPPSLYLEPLGATNFFIPKSDQSGTGANFLVEWVSETPVREPLIESVMINLETHHSFAFQSRGHVVRERQ, encoded by the coding sequence ATGAAACACTTGGCCATGTTCGTGACGGGTATCCTGATCCTGTCATGCCTGACCGCTTGCAACAGGGAAGAGGCGAAAGTCACGCAGGCCGCATCGGAGAGCTCGTTTGATGCAAGCGTGCTCACGGTGAAGCAGGCGGATTTCAGAAAGGTGCGAGGCCAGGTCCTCTACGTCCCCATCTATTCCAACCTCCCCCGCGATGAGAGGAAGATGTTCGATGTGAGCGCCTTCATCGCCATCCACAACACGGACCTGGATCATCGGATCCGGATCACGAAGGTGCTGTACTTCAACAACGACGGGAAGCTTGTGAAGGACTTCACCCCGCCGAGCCTGTACCTGGAGCCCCTGGGGGCCACAAACTTCTTCATCCCAAAGAGCGACCAGAGCGGTACGGGAGCGAACTTCCTCGTGGAATGGGTGTCGGAGACGCCGGTACGTGAACCCCTGATAGAATCCGTGATGATCAATCTCGAGACGCATCACTCTTTCGCTTTTCAGAGCAGGGGCCACGTCGTCCGGGAAAGGCAATAA
- a CDS encoding DUF4065 domain-containing protein: protein MVSCRDVAKYFLTLNDPEIGDLISNLKLQKLVYYAQGFHLAIEDEPLFSDSIEAWAHGPVIPALYHDYKCFADGPIPPPDYFDVSNLSEDVRSLLDDVYSVFGQFSAWKLRNMTHEEPPWIEAWKGDKIISKKSMRYYFKTLLVNE, encoded by the coding sequence ATGGTTTCTTGCAGAGACGTCGCAAAATATTTCCTGACCCTGAATGACCCAGAGATTGGCGACCTAATCTCAAATCTAAAACTTCAAAAGCTGGTCTATTACGCCCAGGGATTCCATCTTGCCATCGAAGATGAGCCACTATTCTCAGATTCTATCGAGGCATGGGCTCATGGACCCGTCATTCCAGCACTTTATCATGATTATAAATGCTTCGCGGATGGTCCAATACCACCCCCGGATTATTTCGACGTATCTAATCTTAGCGAAGACGTAAGGTCCTTACTTGATGATGTTTATAGCGTATTCGGACAATTTTCTGCGTGGAAACTAAGGAATATGACGCACGAAGAACCTCCGTGGATTGAAGCGTGGAAGGGGGACAAGATTATTTCAAAGAAATCAATGAGATATTATTTCAAAACACTTCTTGTAAATGAGTAG
- a CDS encoding AAA family ATPase, which yields MDQNIIRTHFKGQYETFYSKYLPQARKIGGDEWQALCPFHDDKVPSLNFNAMTGGYFCHGCGKKGGIVHFYAKLNNLDTQRDFPKVLKGIAKDFGIPVDDSGPRFVKAYDYTDAQGKLLFQVCRYDPKTFKQRRMNGTGKWIYNLEGVQRVLYRLPEVLKASEVVIVEGEKDADTVAALGFCGTTSPMGAKKWRPEYGDSLQGKNVVLIPDNDQEGREHGAQVASYLNGIAASLKWLDLSDVPSKGDVSDWVKRFGSKEEAAERLSVMIEAAPPYSPPKVFTIEDAVMDSTGFCGISLPEKRSFLHPLITENQIILVSGWRGTGKTWAGLSMADAITKRSAFGPWKVREAVPCLYLDGEMAAQDVRKRLALLCPADGREQPLYIYSDAYANTLGLPRANLLNESWRSTMKRILVTRHVRFFVVDNIASLAGGIDENSKKDWDPINAWLIDLRFAGITTMLLHHVGKEGSQRGTSSREDNIDLSIILKHPQNYQPENGADFIMSFSKTRVSHEDLSLIQETRFTLKQDEHGGLVWSWASVKAAVKEETIRMLDQGLSYQDIAEALDISKGRISQIKRDAVEAGILDKQGKIIKGGF from the coding sequence ATGGATCAAAACATCATCAGGACTCACTTCAAGGGACAGTACGAGACCTTCTACAGCAAGTACCTGCCCCAGGCCCGGAAGATCGGCGGGGATGAATGGCAGGCCCTCTGCCCGTTCCACGACGACAAGGTGCCGTCCCTGAATTTCAACGCCATGACGGGCGGGTATTTCTGTCACGGCTGCGGGAAAAAGGGCGGGATCGTCCATTTCTACGCGAAGCTAAACAACCTGGACACGCAACGGGACTTCCCGAAGGTCCTCAAGGGCATTGCCAAGGATTTCGGCATCCCTGTTGATGACAGCGGCCCCCGGTTCGTCAAGGCTTACGACTACACGGACGCACAAGGAAAGCTGCTCTTCCAAGTCTGCCGGTATGATCCCAAGACGTTCAAGCAGCGCCGAATGAACGGGACGGGCAAATGGATTTACAATCTGGAAGGGGTGCAGCGGGTCCTCTACCGTCTGCCGGAAGTGCTGAAGGCGTCCGAGGTTGTCATTGTGGAAGGTGAGAAGGACGCCGACACCGTGGCGGCTCTTGGCTTTTGCGGCACCACGTCCCCGATGGGAGCGAAGAAGTGGCGACCTGAATACGGCGACAGCTTGCAGGGGAAGAATGTTGTCTTGATCCCCGACAATGACCAGGAGGGCCGGGAACACGGGGCGCAAGTTGCATCCTACTTGAACGGGATCGCCGCTTCCCTGAAATGGTTAGACCTGTCAGATGTTCCGAGCAAGGGAGACGTTTCGGATTGGGTCAAGAGGTTCGGGAGTAAGGAAGAGGCTGCGGAACGCCTGTCTGTCATGATCGAAGCAGCACCGCCCTATTCCCCACCGAAGGTTTTCACCATCGAAGACGCCGTCATGGATTCGACGGGATTCTGTGGAATCAGCCTTCCGGAAAAGCGGTCTTTCCTGCATCCGTTGATTACCGAGAATCAAATCATTCTCGTTTCCGGCTGGCGGGGAACCGGGAAGACATGGGCGGGCTTGAGCATGGCCGATGCAATCACGAAGCGGTCCGCCTTCGGCCCCTGGAAGGTCCGGGAAGCTGTCCCCTGCCTGTACTTGGACGGGGAAATGGCAGCCCAGGACGTTCGGAAGCGTTTAGCCTTGCTTTGCCCTGCTGATGGAAGGGAACAACCCCTCTACATCTATTCGGATGCCTACGCGAACACCTTGGGACTTCCCCGGGCGAACCTCCTAAACGAGTCGTGGCGATCCACCATGAAGAGAATTCTTGTCACCCGGCACGTCCGGTTTTTCGTCGTGGACAACATTGCATCCCTGGCCGGTGGCATAGACGAGAATTCAAAAAAGGATTGGGACCCCATCAACGCCTGGTTGATAGACCTCCGCTTCGCCGGGATCACCACCATGCTCCTGCACCACGTCGGCAAGGAAGGGAGCCAGCGGGGAACATCGAGCAGGGAAGACAACATTGACCTGTCCATCATCCTGAAGCACCCGCAGAACTACCAGCCGGAGAACGGCGCTGACTTCATCATGTCCTTCAGCAAGACCCGCGTGTCCCACGAGGATCTTTCGTTGATTCAGGAGACCCGCTTCACCCTCAAGCAGGACGAACACGGCGGGCTTGTCTGGTCATGGGCGAGTGTGAAGGCTGCTGTCAAAGAGGAAACCATCCGGATGCTGGACCAGGGCCTTTCGTACCAGGATATCGCGGAGGCTCTGGACATATCGAAGGGGCGCATATCGCAAATCAAAAGGGATGCCGTGGAGGCGGGCATTTTGGACAAGCAGGGGAAGATCATCAAGGGGGGTTTTTAG
- a CDS encoding cation:proton antiporter yields MLPSLATAAEGAGGGHGVIANIAMCMIGASAMGLLMRLLRQPVILGHILAGVLIGPVGFALIAGHADIVTVSEIGLILLLFMIGLEIDLHKMLSSGRLVLLPGLLQFPLSLGFGYGVFTLLEGMGVSLAQGGFAKLYFSVAIAISSTMIVVKLLYDKFEMDTLAGRITVGILVFQDVWAIIVLAVQPNLANPDVPNIVRTFATGAVLVAASFGASKYLLPRMFRSVAKIPELVVVMSLGWCFLVALVADHPRVGLSMEMGALIAGVSLATFPYNLEVVARVVSIRDFFITLFFVALGMQIPWPNVDMIIMALALAAVAVFVRFMSVFGILYPLRAGHRVSLLSTINLSQISEFSLVILTLGIGFGHIPKETVTPVIWVFAILAVASTYAIQYSHPLQDRVSRLLTLIGLKDVGGGEEEPEGEAVHPVVVLGFFRNASAFLDEAARKSPHLMKKIEVIDFNPVVKERLDRMGIPCVYGDISHLDTLHHAGIHHARVVLCSIPDSILKGTSNLRLLHILKGMCPKAAVILTAEGSQQARELLAAGADYVIQSAALAGRDALQAVERCLEGRLGTLKEDSVADLAGRQEILD; encoded by the coding sequence ATGCTTCCCTCCCTGGCAACAGCGGCGGAGGGAGCCGGCGGCGGTCACGGCGTCATCGCCAACATCGCCATGTGCATGATCGGCGCCAGCGCCATGGGGCTCCTGATGAGGCTGCTCCGCCAGCCGGTGATCCTGGGACATATCCTGGCAGGGGTACTCATCGGTCCCGTCGGCTTCGCGCTGATCGCCGGCCACGCGGATATCGTCACCGTCTCGGAGATCGGCCTGATCCTGCTCCTGTTCATGATCGGCCTTGAGATCGACCTCCACAAGATGCTGTCCTCGGGCCGGCTGGTCCTCCTGCCCGGTCTTCTGCAGTTTCCCCTCAGCCTCGGGTTCGGATACGGCGTCTTCACGCTTCTGGAGGGGATGGGGGTCTCCCTGGCACAGGGCGGTTTCGCGAAACTGTATTTCTCCGTGGCCATCGCCATCAGCAGCACGATGATCGTGGTGAAGCTCCTCTACGACAAATTCGAGATGGACACGCTGGCGGGCCGCATCACCGTGGGAATCCTGGTCTTTCAGGACGTGTGGGCCATCATCGTGCTTGCCGTTCAGCCGAACCTGGCCAATCCCGATGTGCCGAACATCGTCCGGACATTCGCAACCGGCGCGGTCCTCGTGGCGGCATCATTCGGCGCAAGCAAGTATCTTCTGCCCCGGATGTTCCGGTCGGTGGCCAAGATCCCCGAGCTGGTGGTCGTCATGAGCCTGGGCTGGTGCTTCCTGGTGGCCCTCGTGGCGGATCACCCCCGGGTCGGGCTCTCCATGGAAATGGGCGCCCTCATTGCCGGGGTGTCCCTGGCGACATTTCCCTATAACCTGGAGGTGGTCGCCCGGGTGGTGAGCATACGGGACTTCTTCATCACCCTGTTTTTTGTCGCCCTGGGCATGCAGATCCCCTGGCCCAACGTGGACATGATCATCATGGCCCTCGCCCTGGCCGCCGTGGCGGTGTTTGTCCGATTCATGAGCGTCTTCGGCATTCTCTATCCCCTCCGTGCGGGCCACCGTGTGTCGCTCCTCTCCACGATCAACCTGAGCCAGATCAGCGAGTTTTCCCTTGTTATCCTTACTCTCGGAATCGGTTTCGGGCACATCCCGAAGGAGACCGTCACGCCGGTGATCTGGGTGTTTGCCATCCTGGCGGTGGCATCCACCTACGCAATCCAGTACAGCCACCCGCTTCAAGACCGGGTAAGCCGCCTGCTGACGCTGATCGGCCTGAAGGACGTGGGCGGCGGGGAGGAGGAACCGGAAGGGGAGGCGGTCCACCCGGTCGTGGTGCTGGGATTCTTCCGGAATGCCAGCGCCTTTCTGGACGAGGCGGCAAGGAAGTCGCCCCATCTCATGAAGAAGATCGAGGTCATCGACTTCAACCCCGTAGTCAAGGAACGGCTGGATAGAATGGGAATCCCCTGCGTCTACGGCGACATCAGCCACCTGGACACGCTTCATCACGCGGGCATCCACCATGCCCGGGTGGTTCTATGCTCGATCCCCGACAGCATTCTCAAGGGAACCAGCAACCTCCGCCTGCTGCATATCCTCAAGGGGATGTGTCCGAAGGCGGCTGTCATCCTGACGGCGGAAGGGTCCCAGCAGGCCCGGGAACTCCTGGCCGCCGGGGCCGACTACGTGATCCAGTCGGCGGCCCTGGCAGGACGCGACGCACTGCAGGCGGTGGAGCGGTGCCTGGAGGGAAGGCTCGGCACCTTAAAGGAGGATTCGGTTGCGGACCTGGCGGGCCGGCAAGAGATCCTGGATTGA
- a CDS encoding adenylosuccinate synthase, with the protein MANVVVVGTQWGDEGKGKVVDIYAEDADVIARFQGGNNAGHTLVVKGEQTILHLIPSGILHDQKTCIIGNGVVVNPDVLLSEIEALRSRGNFPPNTHLFVSEKAHAIMPYHCRLDLARETRKAGKKIGTTGRGIGPAYEDKVARTGIRMGDLLDEEVFREKLAANVAEKNFLLMKLFGEEPVSEQAIYDQYRAYGEALKPYITDTSTLLDREIRMGKKILFEGAQGAHLDVDHGTYPFVTSSNTVSSNACSGTGVGPGAVDAVVGICKAYTTRVGGGPFLTELTCEIGERIQREGQEFGATTGRKRRCGWLDMVLVRQSVRVSGITGLAVTKLDVLTGIEKLKICVGYRTEEGIVSNAVPANPRVLARCEAVYEEMDGWTEDIRNAREIQDLPKNARKYLEQIEALSDTRLVLVSVGAGRNETIILKNPFFGA; encoded by the coding sequence ATGGCGAACGTCGTTGTCGTGGGAACCCAGTGGGGCGATGAAGGCAAGGGAAAGGTCGTAGACATCTATGCGGAGGATGCCGATGTCATCGCCCGCTTTCAGGGCGGGAACAATGCCGGCCACACCCTCGTGGTGAAAGGCGAACAGACCATCCTTCACCTCATTCCCTCTGGAATTCTCCACGACCAGAAGACCTGCATCATCGGCAACGGGGTCGTGGTGAACCCGGATGTTCTCCTCAGCGAGATCGAGGCCCTCCGGAGCCGCGGCAATTTCCCGCCCAATACCCATCTATTCGTGAGCGAAAAGGCCCACGCTATCATGCCGTATCACTGCCGGCTCGACCTTGCCCGGGAAACCCGCAAGGCCGGGAAGAAAATCGGCACGACCGGCCGGGGCATCGGCCCCGCCTACGAGGACAAGGTGGCCAGGACGGGAATCCGCATGGGAGACCTTCTGGACGAAGAGGTATTCCGGGAAAAACTGGCGGCCAACGTGGCGGAGAAAAATTTCCTCCTGATGAAGCTCTTCGGAGAGGAGCCCGTCTCGGAGCAGGCGATTTACGACCAGTACCGGGCGTACGGCGAGGCGCTGAAGCCGTACATCACCGATACCTCCACGCTTCTGGACCGTGAGATCCGTATGGGCAAGAAGATCCTCTTCGAGGGTGCCCAGGGCGCACATCTGGACGTGGACCACGGCACGTATCCCTTTGTCACATCGTCGAATACCGTGTCTTCCAATGCCTGCTCGGGGACCGGCGTGGGACCGGGCGCCGTGGACGCCGTGGTGGGGATCTGCAAAGCCTACACGACGCGGGTCGGCGGCGGCCCCTTTCTCACCGAACTGACCTGCGAGATCGGAGAGCGGATCCAGCGGGAAGGTCAGGAGTTCGGGGCGACCACGGGGCGCAAGCGCCGCTGCGGCTGGCTCGACATGGTTCTCGTCCGCCAGTCCGTCCGGGTCTCCGGAATCACGGGACTCGCCGTGACGAAGCTGGACGTCCTGACGGGTATCGAGAAACTCAAGATCTGTGTAGGCTACCGGACGGAAGAAGGGATTGTCAGCAACGCCGTCCCGGCGAATCCGCGGGTTCTCGCCCGCTGCGAGGCCGTTTACGAGGAGATGGACGGATGGACCGAAGACATCCGGAACGCCCGGGAGATCCAGGATCTCCCGAAGAATGCCCGGAAATACCTGGAGCAGATCGAGGCGCTTTCGGACACCAGGCTCGTCCTCGTTTCCGTCGGGGCGGGCCGGAACGAGACCATCATCCTGAAAAACCCCTTCTTCGGCGCCTGA